One genomic segment of Hordeum vulgare subsp. vulgare chromosome 2H, MorexV3_pseudomolecules_assembly, whole genome shotgun sequence includes these proteins:
- the LOC123428116 gene encoding peroxidase 2-like, producing MTSSKHAFGSYGLMALLFFSAALVSAELSAEFYDDSCPDALDIIEDAVRAAVSKESRMGASLLRLHFHDCFVNGCDGSVLLDGATGEKNAVPNKNSLRGFELVDDIKAQLEKACAKVVSCADILAVAARDSVVALGGPTWDVELGRRDGTTTSEDAANSDLPAPTSDLGALTKAFSMKGLTQKDMVALSGAHTIGQARCVNFRGRLYNETAPSLDATLASSLKPRCPATDGTGDDNTSPLDPSTSYVFDNFYYKNLLRNKGLLHSDQQLFSGGSADAQTTAYASGMGAGFFDDFRDAMVKMGGIGVLTGSSGQVRMNCRKAN from the exons ATGACATCATCCAAGCATGCCTTCGGTTCCTACGGCCTCatggccctgctcttcttctccgCGGCCCTCGTTTCAGCCGAGCTTTCAGCCGAATTCTACGACGATTCCTGCCCGGACGCTCTGGACATCATCGAGGACGCCGTGAGAGCCGCCGTCTCCAAAGAATCCCGCATGGGGGCGTCGCTGCTCCGCCTCCATTTCCACGACTGCTTCGTCAAC GGCTGTGACGGGTCGGTGCTGCTCGATGGCGCCACCGGCGAGAAGAATGCGGTGCCAAACAAGAACTCCCTTCGCGGCTTCGAGCTGGTCGACGACATCAAGGCGCAGCTCGAGAAAGCGTGCGCCAAGGTGGTGTCCTGCGCCGacatcctcgccgtcgccgcccgcgaCTCCGTCGTCGCG CTGGGCGGGCCTACGTGGGACGTGGAGCTAGGCCGGCGAGACGGGACGACGACGAGCGAGGACGCCGCGAACAGCGACCTTCCGGCGCCGACCTCCGACCTCGGCGCCCTGACCAAGGCGTTCTCGATGAAGGGCCTCACCCAGAAGGACATGGTGGCGCTCTCCGGTGCGCACACCATCGGGCAGGCTCGGTGCGTCAACTTCCGCGGCCGCCTCTACAACGAGACCGCACCCAGCCTCGACGCGACGCTCGCCTCGTCGCTAAAGCCGAGGTGCCCGGCAACGGACGGCACCGGCGACGACAACACCTCGCCGCTGGACCCCTCCACGTCCTACGTGTTCGACAACTTCTACTACAAGAACCTCCTGCGGAACAAGGGCCTGCTGCACTCGGACCAGCAGCTGTTTAGTGGTGGCTCGGCGGACGCGCAGACCACCGCGTACGCGTCCGGCATGGGCGCCGGCTTCTTCGACGACTTCCGCGATGCCATGGTGAAGATGGGCGGCATCGGCGTGCTCACCGGGTCCAGTGGGCAGGTCAGGATGAACTGCAGGAAGGCCAACTGA